In one Mycobacterium heckeshornense genomic region, the following are encoded:
- a CDS encoding PPE family protein has protein sequence MDFGALPPEINSGRMYAGPGSGPMLAAAAAWDGLAADLAATASSYQSAVSGLTSAWSGPSAISMASAAAPYVAWLTSAAEQAEQTAAQARAAASAYETAFAMTVPPPVIAANRSLLMTLIATNILGQNTPAIAATEAHYAEMWAQDAAAMYGYAGSSAAATQLAPFTEPPQTTNPAGAAGQAAAVTQATSSSASSKATQLSQLITSMPTALQTLATGITESPTTGSTNLLSGLSLPTLFNLQLPPGLSTDLANWNTIWSTLTGPFSPQSWSTIPGGPFLSFGQAYAWGQNGQGAAAWLAGPKPPTGALAPLGDSLKSVVSPTGLGTGPVSGAMGRAAVVGSLSVPQGWTTAAPAIRTLAATLPTNVAAAPVASLSGEEGVFSQMALSSLAGRGIAAAATRPVGGLTASSLGSVTAEAEPATATIIVIPAVEE, from the coding sequence ATGGATTTCGGGGCACTACCGCCGGAGATCAACTCTGGCCGGATGTATGCCGGCCCAGGATCAGGGCCAATGCTGGCGGCCGCTGCGGCCTGGGATGGGCTCGCTGCTGACCTGGCCGCCACGGCGTCTTCCTATCAGTCTGCCGTTTCGGGCCTGACGAGTGCGTGGTCGGGCCCCTCGGCAATATCGATGGCCTCGGCGGCGGCGCCCTATGTGGCATGGCTGACCAGCGCCGCAGAGCAAGCTGAACAAACCGCTGCTCAAGCCAGAGCCGCAGCCAGCGCCTACGAAACGGCGTTCGCCATGACCGTGCCACCACCGGTGATCGCAGCCAACCGCAGCCTGCTGATGACGCTGATTGCCACCAATATCCTGGGTCAGAACACACCGGCGATTGCTGCAACAGAAGCTCACTATGCCGAAATGTGGGCCCAGGACGCCGCGGCGATGTATGGCTACGCAGGCTCGTCGGCGGCAGCGACACAATTGGCGCCTTTCACCGAGCCGCCACAGACCACCAATCCGGCTGGCGCGGCTGGACAAGCAGCCGCTGTCACCCAAGCCACAAGCAGCTCCGCAAGCTCTAAGGCAACGCAGTTGTCCCAGCTGATCACCTCGATGCCCACGGCGCTACAAACCTTGGCAACGGGCATCACCGAGTCGCCGACGACCGGGTCGACGAATTTGTTGTCAGGGCTTTCATTACCGACGCTGTTCAACCTGCAATTACCGCCCGGACTCTCGACCGATCTGGCCAACTGGAACACAATCTGGTCAACCCTGACCGGCCCGTTTTCACCACAGAGCTGGAGCACGATACCGGGCGGCCCGTTCCTGTCATTCGGGCAGGCATATGCCTGGGGCCAGAACGGGCAGGGTGCGGCCGCTTGGCTCGCCGGACCCAAACCACCCACGGGGGCATTGGCACCGCTGGGCGATTCGCTGAAATCTGTTGTGAGCCCGACCGGATTGGGGACTGGGCCGGTGTCGGGGGCCATGGGGCGCGCAGCGGTAGTCGGATCTTTGTCAGTGCCCCAGGGTTGGACGACAGCCGCGCCGGCGATCAGAACGCTGGCCGCCACGCTACCCACCAACGTTGCCGCCGCACCAGTGGCCTCGCTGTCCGGTGAGGAAGGCGTGTTCAGCCAGATGGCCCTGTCGAGCTTGGCGGGACGTGGCATCGCGGCTGCCGCGACCCGACCCGTCGGCGGCCTCACGGCCAGCTCGCTGGGCAGCGTCACCGCAGAGGCCGAGCCTGCCACAGCCACGATCATCGTGATACCGGCGGTGGAGGAATGA
- a CDS encoding NRAMP family divalent metal transporter, whose protein sequence is MDAAHVGDIIGAFGRIAKDATAPGRTRWQRLRTLMVITGPGLIVMIGDNDAGGVATYSEVGQNYGMSLLWVLVLMIPVLYVNQEMVLRLGAVTGVGHARLIFERFGKFWGAFSLGDLLILNALTIVTEFIGVSLALGFLGCPKTVAIPTAAVLLFAVVAGGSFRRWERLMFVLIAANVALVPVVLLVHPSVGESARGLIPSLPGEPDSIVLMVIISIVGTTVAPWQLFFQQSNVVDKRITPRWIPYGRADLAIGIVGVIGGGIALMAATAFGLRGTNDAGNFVDAGAVASQLSHHVGHTVGVLFAIVLLDCSLVGANVIGLSTTYALGDAVGKPHSLHWKVTEAPLFYSTYAALLAVSAAVAFSPDHVLGLITQGVQVLAGILLPSATVFLVLLCNDRPVLGPWANTFRQNALAWAIVWSLVVLSLMLTAVTLFPNLSTETLEGGLVAGVVIGFLGAAIVFAIGWYTDRRAADDTVPLGALDPEQLEELDNFPELTGADRKAFRDRVRATWRMPALAALPRPVMSPVRRAGLLTLRVYLVLAGVLVVVKVVQAGVG, encoded by the coding sequence ATGGACGCCGCCCACGTCGGTGACATCATCGGCGCGTTCGGCCGGATCGCCAAGGACGCCACGGCGCCGGGCCGGACCCGCTGGCAGCGGTTGCGGACACTGATGGTGATCACCGGACCAGGACTGATCGTCATGATCGGCGACAACGACGCCGGCGGTGTAGCGACCTACTCGGAGGTGGGTCAGAACTACGGGATGAGTCTGCTGTGGGTCTTGGTCTTGATGATCCCGGTGCTCTACGTCAACCAGGAGATGGTGCTGCGGTTGGGCGCGGTCACCGGCGTTGGCCACGCCAGACTCATTTTCGAACGGTTCGGCAAGTTCTGGGGCGCGTTCAGTCTGGGCGACTTGTTGATCCTCAACGCGTTGACCATTGTCACCGAATTCATCGGTGTTTCACTGGCGCTGGGATTTCTGGGCTGCCCTAAGACGGTTGCGATCCCGACCGCAGCGGTGTTGCTCTTCGCGGTGGTCGCCGGTGGCTCCTTCCGCCGCTGGGAACGGTTGATGTTCGTGCTGATCGCCGCCAACGTGGCGCTTGTCCCGGTGGTGTTGCTGGTGCATCCCAGCGTGGGCGAAAGTGCGCGCGGGCTGATTCCGTCGTTGCCGGGCGAACCTGACTCGATCGTGTTGATGGTAATCATCTCGATCGTAGGGACGACCGTGGCGCCGTGGCAGCTGTTCTTTCAGCAGTCGAACGTGGTGGACAAGCGCATCACGCCACGCTGGATTCCTTACGGCAGAGCAGATCTGGCCATAGGGATCGTTGGTGTCATCGGCGGGGGTATCGCGCTCATGGCGGCTACCGCGTTCGGTTTACGTGGCACCAACGACGCCGGCAACTTCGTCGACGCGGGAGCGGTGGCCTCCCAGTTGTCCCACCACGTCGGCCATACCGTAGGCGTGTTGTTTGCGATCGTGTTGCTGGACTGTTCGCTTGTCGGCGCCAACGTGATCGGGCTGTCTACCACCTACGCGCTCGGCGATGCCGTCGGTAAGCCCCATTCGCTGCACTGGAAGGTCACTGAGGCCCCACTGTTTTACAGCACTTACGCTGCGCTGCTTGCGGTGTCGGCTGCGGTTGCCTTTAGCCCGGATCATGTCCTTGGCCTGATCACCCAGGGTGTGCAGGTTCTCGCCGGTATCTTGCTGCCTTCGGCGACAGTGTTTTTAGTATTGCTGTGCAACGACCGTCCCGTGCTGGGGCCATGGGCAAACACTTTCCGGCAGAACGCCTTAGCCTGGGCAATCGTCTGGTCGCTGGTCGTGCTGTCGCTAATGCTAACGGCGGTGACGCTGTTTCCCAACCTGTCGACGGAAACGCTCGAGGGCGGCCTGGTTGCCGGAGTTGTGATCGGCTTCCTCGGCGCGGCAATTGTTTTCGCAATCGGCTGGTACACCGACCGTCGTGCTGCGGACGATACCGTCCCGTTGGGCGCACTGGATCCGGAACAGTTAGAGGAGCTCGACAACTTTCCGGAGTTGACCGGTGCCGATCGAAAAGCATTCCGGGACAGAGTCCGTGCAACCTGGCGCATGCCTGCTTTGGCAGCCCTACCTCGCCCGGTCATGTCTCCGGTGCGTCGGGCGGGGCTCTTGACGCTGCGCGTCTACCTCGTCCTTGCCGGTGTGTTGGTCGTCGTCAAAGTAGTCCAGGCAGGCGTGGGATGA
- a CDS encoding magnesium transporter MgtE N-terminal domain-containing protein codes for MAMSKPAAEPVDVQTAASLVHLSQLLRAPVVMPSGESVGRVDDIVVRLRGTDTYPLITGIVAAVGGRRVFVQSASIRRLHPERVVLAQNEVDLRRFERRQGEVLLRSDVLGYRLIDVAAGELVRAYDVELEHSPDGWVLKRLDTRRPPRLFGLLKTPGGQASRDWKAFEPLIGHDQSVAMRRVSGRVAALKPAQIADLLEVADAAEGGEILDRVRSNPELQADVFEELEPDKASRLLDDMPDGDVAALLSRMRADDAADAVMDLRQCRRRRVLDLMPAPQRTKVITLLGFNPNSAGGLMNVDVVSCGTWATAGEALAVIGCAQALQPEALLQVHVLDEHGRLAGVVSVVKLLQAEPAEAVATLMDSDPIRVTADADLADVAVLMADYDLHTIPVIDDDDRVLGVVTVDDVLKASIPDDWRRREPGPRRMREPSCATDDAGATEAGGDWL; via the coding sequence ATAGCCATGAGCAAACCAGCCGCCGAGCCCGTTGACGTCCAGACCGCAGCGTCATTGGTTCATCTGTCTCAGTTGCTACGCGCCCCCGTGGTGATGCCGTCCGGTGAGTCGGTGGGCAGGGTTGACGACATCGTCGTCCGATTGCGCGGTACGGATACCTACCCCCTGATCACCGGAATCGTGGCCGCGGTCGGCGGTCGGCGGGTATTCGTTCAAAGCGCATCAATTCGGCGGCTGCATCCCGAGCGGGTAGTCCTGGCACAGAACGAGGTTGACTTGCGCCGGTTCGAGCGCCGTCAAGGTGAGGTGCTGTTGCGCTCGGATGTACTCGGGTATCGCCTGATCGACGTCGCCGCAGGCGAATTGGTCCGCGCGTACGACGTCGAACTCGAACACAGCCCAGATGGGTGGGTGTTGAAGCGACTGGACACCCGGCGACCGCCGCGTCTGTTCGGACTGCTGAAAACACCCGGCGGACAGGCTTCCCGCGACTGGAAGGCGTTCGAACCGTTGATCGGGCACGACCAGTCGGTGGCCATGCGTCGCGTTTCCGGACGGGTAGCGGCGCTCAAACCCGCACAAATTGCCGACCTGCTCGAAGTGGCCGACGCCGCCGAAGGCGGAGAAATCCTGGACCGAGTGCGCAGCAACCCGGAACTGCAGGCCGACGTCTTCGAAGAACTCGAGCCAGACAAGGCCAGTCGGTTGCTCGATGACATGCCCGACGGCGACGTCGCCGCATTGCTCAGCCGGATGCGCGCCGACGACGCGGCCGACGCGGTTATGGACCTGCGCCAGTGCCGCCGCCGCCGGGTTCTCGACTTGATGCCCGCGCCGCAGCGCACCAAGGTGATCACCCTTTTGGGGTTCAACCCCAACAGCGCAGGTGGATTGATGAACGTCGACGTCGTCTCGTGCGGAACATGGGCGACCGCGGGCGAGGCGTTGGCCGTCATCGGTTGCGCCCAGGCCCTCCAGCCGGAAGCGCTTTTGCAGGTGCATGTCCTCGATGAACACGGTCGGCTGGCCGGCGTGGTATCGGTCGTTAAGTTGTTGCAGGCAGAGCCCGCAGAAGCAGTTGCGACACTGATGGATTCGGATCCCATCCGGGTAACCGCGGATGCCGACCTGGCCGACGTCGCGGTGCTGATGGCGGACTACGACCTGCACACCATTCCCGTCATCGACGACGACGATCGGGTCTTGGGGGTTGTCACCGTCGATGACGTGCTCAAGGCGTCCATCCCCGACGACTGGCGACGGCGAGAACCGGGCCCACGCCGGATGCGCGAACCAAGCTGCGCGACAGACGATGCCGGCGCTACTGAGGCGGGCGGTGATTGGCTATGA
- a CDS encoding PE family protein: MSFVTTQPEMLAAAAGDLQGIGAAMAAQNAAVAAPTTGVIPAAADEVSALTATQFAAHAQMYQAVSAQAAAVHEFFVRVLGASASSYAATEAANTIATG, from the coding sequence ATGTCTTTTGTGACCACACAGCCGGAGATGCTGGCCGCTGCAGCAGGCGATCTGCAGGGGATTGGCGCGGCGATGGCTGCCCAGAATGCGGCTGTCGCGGCACCCACCACCGGTGTGATTCCCGCCGCAGCGGACGAGGTATCAGCGCTGACTGCAACACAATTCGCCGCGCATGCACAGATGTATCAGGCAGTCAGCGCTCAGGCCGCAGCTGTACATGAATTTTTCGTGCGCGTTCTGGGCGCCAGCGCCAGTTCATATGCGGCTACTGAGGCCGCCAATACCATCGCGACTGGGTGA
- a CDS encoding WXG100 family type VII secretion target, producing MPTRFMTDPDQMRAMAGRFDVHAQTVEDEARKMWASSVNIAGAGWSGSAQATSYDTMSQMNQAFRNIVNMLHGVRDGLIRDANNYEAQEQASQQILSS from the coding sequence ATGCCTACTCGGTTTATGACCGATCCGGACCAGATGCGGGCGATGGCGGGCCGTTTCGACGTGCACGCTCAGACCGTGGAGGACGAGGCCCGCAAGATGTGGGCGTCGTCGGTCAACATTGCCGGTGCCGGCTGGAGCGGGTCTGCGCAGGCCACCTCCTACGACACCATGAGCCAGATGAATCAGGCGTTTCGCAACATCGTCAACATGCTGCACGGGGTGCGGGACGGGCTGATCCGCGACGCCAACAACTACGAGGCCCAGGAACAGGCGTCCCAGCAGATCCTGAGCAGCTAA
- a CDS encoding PPE family protein, which yields MFYAALPPEINSGRIYSGPGSGSMRAAAAAWDGLAAELQSAAASYSSVISGLTSGAWLGPSAMSMAAAVAPYVAWMSATAAQAAEAATQATAAASAYETALAAHVPPAEIAANRSRLASLVATNIFGQNTPAIAATEAQYGEMWVQDALAMEGYAASSATAAKVTPFSAAPQIVNAGGLAGQAAAVTQAAGTAAGSAQSVLTTGNPLLQWLANLSTDYTTTITDALNGLFGPSGASTITAMYNAIKVPIGLTTQFNDIGLLINFPVSQFLKFAPSQALGDIPREGLGAGLGLGWPHWGRGTLYGAVSGSMGNAGTLAGKLSVPPSWAVATPAIRTVAAALSATAPDAVPAAALGEGSLLSSMSAAGMVGSAFGAGAPTALTRAGNRSRLTPLKNLKDSHSPEQLQRLVAQLSQKPESVQHHTVDPEGLDGLLEQLAKKPGVHAVHLTKGGKSKVLPPNVQSF from the coding sequence ATGTTTTACGCAGCGCTTCCACCGGAAATCAACTCCGGCAGGATCTACAGCGGCCCGGGATCGGGGTCGATGCGCGCCGCGGCGGCGGCCTGGGATGGGCTGGCTGCTGAACTCCAGTCCGCAGCGGCCTCTTATTCGTCAGTGATCTCGGGTCTGACCAGCGGGGCGTGGCTTGGCCCGTCGGCTATGTCGATGGCCGCGGCGGTCGCACCGTATGTGGCGTGGATGTCGGCCACCGCCGCACAGGCCGCCGAAGCGGCGACCCAGGCCACCGCTGCGGCGAGCGCCTATGAGACGGCGTTGGCCGCGCACGTGCCACCCGCCGAAATCGCAGCGAACCGCAGCCGACTCGCGTCGCTGGTGGCGACGAACATCTTCGGACAGAACACCCCCGCGATCGCGGCGACCGAAGCTCAATACGGCGAGATGTGGGTCCAGGACGCGCTGGCGATGGAAGGCTACGCTGCCTCGTCGGCGACCGCTGCCAAGGTGACACCGTTCAGCGCGGCACCGCAGATCGTTAACGCGGGCGGCCTGGCCGGGCAGGCGGCCGCGGTGACTCAAGCGGCCGGCACCGCCGCCGGTAGCGCGCAGTCGGTGCTGACAACGGGTAACCCGCTGCTGCAATGGCTGGCAAACCTTTCCACCGACTACACGACGACCATCACCGATGCGCTGAACGGCCTTTTTGGACCGAGCGGCGCGTCAACGATCACGGCCATGTACAACGCGATAAAGGTTCCGATTGGCCTGACAACACAATTCAACGACATCGGGCTGCTGATCAATTTTCCCGTCTCGCAGTTCCTCAAGTTCGCCCCGTCCCAGGCACTCGGCGACATCCCGCGGGAGGGATTGGGTGCTGGACTTGGGTTGGGTTGGCCGCACTGGGGCCGCGGCACGCTATACGGCGCGGTATCGGGAAGCATGGGAAATGCCGGGACGCTGGCCGGAAAGTTGTCCGTACCGCCCAGCTGGGCCGTGGCCACTCCGGCCATCAGGACGGTGGCCGCCGCGTTGTCTGCGACCGCGCCAGATGCTGTGCCGGCAGCCGCGCTCGGCGAGGGCAGCCTGCTCAGCTCGATGTCGGCGGCGGGCATGGTCGGCAGCGCTTTCGGTGCGGGAGCTCCCACTGCGCTGACCCGCGCTGGCAACCGTAGCCGCCTGACCCCGTTGAAAAACCTCAAAGACAGCCATTCACCGGAGCAGCTGCAGCGGCTGGTCGCTCAACTGTCACAGAAACCGGAAAGCGTGCAACATCACACCGTCGATCCGGAAGGCCTCGACGGCCTACTGGAGCAGTTGGCGAAGAAACCCGGCGTTCACGCGGTACACCTCACCAAAGGTGGCAAATCGAAGGTCCTTCCGCCAAATGTGCAGTCGTTCTAG
- a CDS encoding WXG100 family type VII secretion target, which produces MTINYQFGDVDAHGATIRAQAAALEAEHQAIIRDVLAAGDFWGGAGSTACQQFITELGRNFQVIYEQANAHGQKVQTASSNMASTDAAVGSSWA; this is translated from the coding sequence ATGACGATTAACTATCAGTTCGGTGACGTCGATGCGCACGGTGCCACGATACGGGCGCAGGCGGCGGCGTTGGAGGCCGAGCATCAGGCGATCATCCGTGACGTGCTGGCCGCCGGTGACTTTTGGGGTGGCGCCGGGTCGACGGCGTGCCAGCAGTTCATCACCGAGCTGGGCCGCAACTTCCAGGTGATCTACGAGCAGGCCAACGCCCACGGCCAAAAGGTGCAAACCGCCAGCAGCAACATGGCCAGCACCGACGCCGCCGTCGGCTCCAGCTGGGCCTAG
- a CDS encoding NRAMP family divalent metal transporter codes for MTILDRDIVDATLEAPTPTAVLDSAHVGDIEGALGRISISDSDRPRTFKVRLATMLAIIGPGLIVMVGDNDAGGIATYVQAGQNYGYSMLWVLLLLIPVLIVNQEMVVRLGAVTGVGHARLINERFGRGWGWFSVGDLFLLNFLTLVTEFIGISLAADYMGIPRYVVVPFAAMALIAIMVTGSFRRWERAMLVFIVITLLQIPMVLMSHPDWGRAAKSFVIPGISGGVTSDAVLLIIAIVGTTVAPWQLFFQQSNVVDKRITPRFIGYERADTTLGAFVVVIGAVALMMTGDWAARSTGSRGHFVDAGVLAHLLGQHNPVLGSFFAIVLLDGSIIGAAAVTLATSYAFGDVFGLKHSLHRGFTEAKPFYLSYTVMVVIAAVIVLTPGAPLGLITTGVQALAGLLLPSATVFLLLLCNDREVLGPWVNQRWLNVVAGVIVGVLLLLSGVLMTTTVFPDLDIMSIADDLAVGLVICVAVTFGVLKWNGRMSPKRLVSEDLSRALATADRATWRMPPLALLEPVQWSVGTRLGMLALRGYLIIGAILLAVKGVQLGSG; via the coding sequence ATGACCATCCTGGACCGCGACATCGTCGACGCGACGCTGGAGGCACCGACGCCGACCGCGGTGCTGGACAGCGCCCACGTCGGGGACATCGAAGGTGCACTGGGCCGAATCAGCATTAGCGATTCCGACCGTCCGCGCACCTTCAAAGTCCGACTGGCAACCATGTTGGCGATCATCGGTCCTGGCCTGATCGTCATGGTCGGCGACAACGACGCCGGAGGTATTGCGACATACGTGCAAGCGGGACAAAACTACGGCTACAGCATGCTTTGGGTCCTTCTCCTGTTGATCCCGGTGCTGATCGTCAACCAGGAGATGGTGGTTCGTCTGGGCGCCGTGACCGGGGTTGGGCATGCGCGGTTGATCAACGAACGGTTTGGCCGCGGCTGGGGCTGGTTTTCCGTCGGTGACCTGTTTCTGTTGAACTTCCTCACTCTCGTCACCGAATTTATCGGCATCAGCTTGGCCGCCGACTACATGGGAATTCCCAGGTATGTAGTCGTCCCTTTCGCCGCGATGGCGCTGATCGCCATCATGGTCACCGGCAGCTTTCGCCGCTGGGAACGCGCGATGCTCGTGTTCATCGTGATCACTCTGCTGCAGATTCCCATGGTGTTAATGTCGCATCCGGACTGGGGCCGTGCGGCGAAGTCATTTGTCATTCCCGGGATTAGCGGCGGAGTTACCTCGGACGCCGTGCTGTTGATCATTGCCATTGTTGGCACCACGGTTGCGCCGTGGCAGCTGTTCTTCCAGCAGTCCAACGTCGTCGACAAGCGGATCACTCCACGGTTTATCGGCTATGAGCGGGCGGATACCACGCTGGGCGCCTTCGTCGTGGTGATCGGGGCAGTTGCGTTGATGATGACCGGCGACTGGGCCGCGCGTTCAACTGGTAGCCGCGGCCATTTCGTTGACGCCGGTGTGCTCGCGCACTTACTCGGCCAGCACAATCCAGTGCTGGGATCGTTCTTTGCGATCGTGCTGCTCGACGGCTCGATCATCGGCGCGGCGGCGGTGACGTTGGCCACCAGCTACGCGTTCGGGGACGTGTTCGGCCTCAAGCATTCGCTGCACCGGGGCTTCACCGAGGCTAAACCCTTCTACCTGTCTTACACCGTCATGGTGGTGATCGCGGCCGTGATCGTGCTCACTCCGGGTGCGCCGCTGGGGTTGATCACGACCGGCGTGCAAGCGCTGGCAGGGTTGCTCCTACCCAGCGCAACCGTGTTTTTGCTGCTGCTCTGCAACGATCGGGAAGTGCTGGGCCCGTGGGTAAACCAGCGCTGGCTCAACGTCGTTGCCGGGGTGATCGTTGGCGTGCTGTTACTGTTGTCCGGAGTATTGATGACGACCACGGTGTTTCCCGATCTGGACATCATGTCCATCGCAGACGACCTCGCGGTCGGTCTCGTCATCTGCGTCGCAGTCACTTTCGGTGTGCTGAAGTGGAATGGCCGTATGTCGCCGAAACGGCTGGTTTCCGAGGATCTTTCTCGGGCATTAGCTACAGCTGACCGAGCAACGTGGCGGATGCCGCCACTTGCCTTGCTGGAGCCGGTTCAATGGTCTGTCGGAACTCGCCTGGGCATGCTCGCGCTCCGAGGCTATCTCATTATTGGGGCGATCCTGCTGGCAGTCAAAGGTGTCCAGCTCGGCAGCGGCTGA
- a CDS encoding potassium channel family protein yields the protein MYGHILVSGEDALATTIINELKSAGASVVKLCDRELASAAIADAAAVVCAGDDDATNLEIALLARKANPRVRVVARLANDILRSAMAADNGPGAILNVADLVAPAIVEACLAHAVHPFEAAGVKFVVWGAETPHDATLRELYGDLAPVAVIGGENSPNRDEVMVCPGRDVSVCGGDWAAMIGTADEMAARSITFPQPSRIRARRPWLRRVRDAVRTIRDDVNPAFFPLSAAGLVLLIGSTVLLRFSYQRPPGMTWLDALYFSAETITTVGYGDVSFVQQPTWLRVFSVVLMFVGMATTAVLIAFIADLLLSRRFVHTAGRRRARYLRNHIIVVGLSALGIRVVRDLTAAGHDVAVIEHDESNRFLAAAAELDAPVVFGDATLRETLESAHVERARAVAVLTGDDMVNIEIGIVLREMLGFREGPERNRWLDVPIVLRVYDRALGLAVAQRFDFENVRSTVELAAPWFIGAAMGLQVLGTFSVGQLCFMIGAMHVDAGSELDGLRMSEMSTQTRVIAVARPNAPVELHPRRDAQLKAGDTAYLVGPYRELLSTLRKGQPSQAPAALITAAQRDRW from the coding sequence ATGTACGGCCACATCCTTGTCAGCGGTGAGGATGCGCTGGCGACGACAATCATCAATGAACTGAAAAGCGCCGGCGCGAGCGTTGTCAAGCTGTGCGACAGGGAGCTCGCCTCGGCGGCAATCGCCGACGCTGCTGCGGTTGTCTGCGCAGGTGACGATGATGCAACAAATCTCGAAATCGCCTTGCTGGCAAGGAAAGCAAACCCACGTGTGCGCGTTGTGGCGCGGCTGGCCAACGACATCCTGCGCTCAGCTATGGCCGCCGACAACGGACCGGGTGCGATTTTGAACGTGGCCGACCTGGTCGCCCCCGCGATCGTCGAAGCATGTCTGGCACATGCCGTGCATCCGTTCGAGGCGGCCGGCGTCAAATTCGTGGTGTGGGGCGCCGAGACGCCGCATGATGCGACCCTGCGCGAGCTCTACGGCGACCTGGCACCGGTGGCGGTCATCGGCGGCGAGAACTCCCCCAACCGCGACGAGGTGATGGTGTGTCCCGGCCGGGATGTGTCGGTATGCGGCGGCGACTGGGCAGCGATGATCGGGACCGCCGACGAGATGGCTGCCCGTTCCATCACCTTCCCGCAACCGAGCAGAATACGCGCACGCCGACCCTGGTTGCGGCGGGTGCGTGACGCCGTGCGCACAATCCGTGACGACGTCAACCCGGCGTTCTTCCCGTTATCAGCGGCCGGGCTGGTTCTGCTGATCGGCTCGACTGTCCTGTTGCGGTTCAGCTATCAGCGCCCGCCGGGTATGACCTGGCTTGACGCGTTGTACTTCAGCGCCGAGACGATCACGACGGTGGGCTACGGCGACGTCAGCTTTGTCCAACAGCCCACCTGGCTACGGGTGTTCAGCGTCGTGCTGATGTTCGTCGGCATGGCCACCACGGCTGTTCTGATCGCGTTCATCGCCGACCTGCTGCTGTCGCGCCGCTTCGTCCATACCGCCGGACGCCGACGCGCGCGTTATCTGCGTAACCACATCATCGTCGTCGGCCTCAGCGCGCTGGGGATCCGCGTCGTACGTGATCTCACCGCAGCCGGACATGACGTCGCGGTGATCGAGCATGACGAGAGCAATCGCTTCTTGGCGGCAGCGGCTGAGCTCGACGCGCCGGTGGTCTTCGGCGACGCTACCCTGCGCGAGACACTGGAATCTGCGCATGTTGAACGCGCCCGTGCGGTAGCTGTCCTGACCGGTGACGACATGGTCAACATCGAAATCGGAATCGTGCTTCGCGAAATGCTCGGCTTCCGGGAAGGCCCCGAACGCAATCGGTGGCTCGACGTTCCGATCGTGCTGCGCGTCTACGACCGCGCATTGGGCTTGGCGGTCGCGCAACGCTTTGATTTCGAAAACGTCCGGTCCACCGTCGAACTGGCGGCACCCTGGTTTATCGGCGCCGCAATGGGCTTGCAGGTGCTCGGAACGTTTTCGGTCGGGCAACTCTGCTTCATGATCGGCGCCATGCATGTCGATGCGGGCAGCGAACTCGACGGCCTGCGCATGTCCGAGATGTCCACCCAGACTCGCGTCATCGCAGTTGCCCGGCCGAACGCGCCCGTGGAGCTGCACCCACGCCGCGACGCCCAGCTCAAGGCCGGCGATACCGCCTACCTCGTCGGCCCCTACCGTGAACTGCTGAGCACGCTGCGCAAGGGGCAACCCTCGCAGGCACCCGCCGCGCTGATTACGGCAGCGCAGCGCGACCGCTGGTGA